The proteins below are encoded in one region of Hordeum vulgare subsp. vulgare chromosome 3H, MorexV3_pseudomolecules_assembly, whole genome shotgun sequence:
- the LOC123440176 gene encoding zinc finger A20 and AN1 domain-containing stress-associated protein 2-like produces the protein MEQGGKNPDSPDQLPLPCANGCGFFGSPDTGGLCSKCFRDSLRRAEAQAQLQASVAATSKEAEEEGASRAKARSRCASCGRKVGLMGFECRCGGVFCGEHRYSDRHDCCYDYRGAGRDAISQANPVVRADKVDKF, from the coding sequence ATGGAGCAGGGCGGCAAGAACCCGGACAGCCCCGATCAGCTCCCGCTCCCCTGCGCCAACGGCTGCGGCTTCTTCGGCTCCCCGGACACCGGCGGCCTCTGCTCCAAGTGCTTCCGCGACAGCCTTCGCCGCGCCGAGGCCCAGGCCCAGCTGCAGGCGTCGGTGGCGGCGACGtccaaggaggcggaggaggagggggcgagtaGGGCAAAGGCGAGGAGCAGGTGCGCGTCGTGCGGGAGGAAGGTGGGCCTGATGGGGTTCGAGTGCCGGTGCGGCGGCGTGTTCTGCGGCGAGCACCGCTACTCGGACCGGCACGACTGCTGCTACGACTACAGGGGCGCCGGCCGCGACGCCATCTCCCAGGCCAACCCCGTCGTCAGGGCTGATAAGGTCGACAAGTTCTGA